In Streptomyces sp. P3, one DNA window encodes the following:
- a CDS encoding ATP-binding cassette domain-containing protein — translation MIELSGLTKRYGDTVAVNNLSFTVRPGIVTGFLGPNGAGKSTTMRMMLGLDPPTAGDVLIDGQHYDRLRDPLTYIGALLDAKAMHGGRSAFNHLLCLAQSNGIARSRVHEVLDTVGLTSVARKKAKGFSLGMGQRLGIAGALLGDPRILMFDEPVNGLDPEGIHWIRTLMKSLASQGRTVFVSSHLMSEMALTADHLVVIGQGRLLADTSMADFIAQNSRSYVRIRTPQRERLLDVLHGAGTVVVETGGGALEVDDGKPEHIGELAARHQIVLHELSPQQASLEEAFMQLTAESVQYHAHTDVPMDGPSDASGTSAPQLQQRWGDDWTRS, via the coding sequence ATGATCGAGCTGTCGGGACTGACCAAGCGGTACGGCGACACGGTGGCGGTGAACAATCTCAGCTTCACCGTGCGGCCGGGCATCGTCACGGGCTTCCTCGGTCCCAACGGCGCCGGGAAGTCCACCACCATGCGGATGATGCTCGGTCTCGACCCGCCGACCGCGGGGGACGTCCTCATCGACGGGCAGCACTACGACCGGCTCAGGGACCCCCTCACCTACATCGGCGCCCTGCTGGACGCGAAGGCCATGCACGGCGGGCGCAGCGCCTTCAACCATCTGCTGTGCCTCGCGCAGAGCAACGGCATCGCGCGGAGCCGGGTGCACGAGGTGCTGGACACCGTCGGGCTCACCTCCGTGGCACGGAAGAAGGCCAAGGGGTTCTCGCTGGGCATGGGCCAGCGGCTGGGCATCGCGGGCGCGCTCCTCGGGGACCCCAGGATCCTGATGTTCGACGAGCCGGTCAACGGCCTCGACCCCGAGGGCATCCACTGGATCCGCACGCTGATGAAATCGCTGGCCTCGCAGGGGCGGACGGTGTTCGTCTCCTCCCACCTGATGAGCGAGATGGCGCTCACCGCGGATCATCTCGTCGTGATCGGGCAGGGCCGGCTGCTCGCCGACACCTCCATGGCCGACTTCATCGCGCAGAACTCGCGCAGTTACGTCCGTATCCGCACGCCGCAGCGGGAGCGGCTGCTCGACGTGCTGCACGGCGCCGGGACGGTGGTCGTCGAGACCGGGGGCGGGGCGCTGGAGGTCGACGACGGCAAGCCCGAGCACATCGGTGAGCTGGCCGCGCGGCACCAGATCGTGCTGCACGAGCTGAGCCCCCAGCAGGCCTCCCTGGAGGAGGCGTTCATGCAGCTGACCGCGGAGTCGGTCCAGTACCACGCGCACACGGACGTGCCGATGGACGGGCCTTCGGACGCGTCGGGCACCTCCGCCCCACAGCTCCAACAGCGGTGGGGCGACGACTGGACGAGGAGCTGA
- a CDS encoding ABC transporter ATP-binding protein, protein MIEAVGLTKRYGDKTAVYNLSFQVRPGAVTGFLGPNGSGKSTTMRMILGLDNPTAGSVTIGGYPYRRLPNAARQVGALLDAKAVHGGRHARNHLLSLAQLSGIPARRVDEVLGVVGLQDVARKRSKGFSLGMGQRLGIAAALLGDPQVLLFDEPVNGLDPEGILWVRNLMKALAAEGRTVFVSSHLMSEMALTADHLIVIGRGQLLSDMSVKDFISANSADFARVRTPHTDPELREKLASALTGAGGHVLPEQDGALRVTGLPLPRISDIAHDTDVRLWELSPHQASLEEAYMRMTQGAVDYRSTIDQKAGLQQQLPPGAQPPMPVPGQGQPGWYAPPPPQQQGYAPAQPAPAPAAAAHGAYGAPAAPGPAPGPNVANPYAQPPAQAPAAPPAPTPAAPSAPAPSLDKAPAAPAPAPVSAPDAPTESEDAR, encoded by the coding sequence ATGATCGAAGCAGTCGGCCTGACCAAGCGCTACGGCGACAAGACCGCTGTGTACAACCTTTCCTTCCAGGTGCGCCCCGGCGCCGTCACCGGCTTCCTCGGGCCGAACGGCTCGGGCAAGTCCACGACCATGCGGATGATCCTGGGCCTCGACAACCCGACCGCCGGGTCGGTGACGATCGGCGGCTACCCGTACCGGCGACTGCCGAACGCCGCCCGCCAGGTGGGCGCCCTGTTGGACGCCAAGGCGGTGCACGGCGGCCGGCACGCCCGCAACCACCTGCTGAGCCTGGCCCAGCTGTCCGGCATCCCGGCCCGGCGGGTCGACGAGGTGCTCGGCGTGGTCGGCCTCCAGGACGTGGCCCGAAAGCGCTCCAAGGGCTTCTCCCTGGGCATGGGCCAGCGGCTGGGCATCGCGGCGGCCCTGCTCGGCGACCCCCAGGTGCTGCTCTTCGACGAGCCGGTCAACGGCCTCGACCCGGAGGGCATCCTCTGGGTGCGCAACCTGATGAAGGCGCTGGCCGCCGAGGGCCGCACGGTGTTCGTCTCCTCCCACCTGATGAGCGAGATGGCGCTGACCGCCGACCACCTGATCGTCATCGGGCGCGGGCAGTTGCTCTCCGACATGAGCGTGAAGGACTTCATCTCCGCCAACTCCGCCGACTTCGCGCGCGTGCGCACCCCGCACACCGACCCGGAGCTGCGCGAGAAGCTGGCCTCGGCACTCACCGGGGCGGGCGGCCACGTCCTGCCCGAGCAGGACGGCGCGCTGCGGGTGACCGGACTGCCGTTGCCCCGCATCAGCGACATCGCCCACGACACGGACGTCCGTCTGTGGGAGCTGTCGCCGCACCAGGCCTCCCTGGAGGAGGCGTACATGCGGATGACGCAGGGCGCGGTGGACTACCGGTCGACCATCGACCAGAAGGCCGGCCTCCAGCAGCAGCTGCCGCCCGGGGCGCAGCCGCCGATGCCGGTGCCGGGCCAGGGCCAGCCTGGCTGGTACGCCCCGCCTCCCCCGCAGCAGCAGGGCTACGCGCCCGCGCAGCCGGCCCCGGCGCCCGCGGCGGCCGCCCACGGGGCGTACGGCGCCCCGGCAGCACCCGGTCCGGCCCCCGGCCCGAACGTCGCCAACCCGTACGCGCAGCCGCCCGCGCAGGCCCCGGCCGCGCCGCCGGCGCCCACGCCCGCGGCGCCGTCCGCGCCGGCTCCCTCGCTGGACAAGGCGCCCGCCGCCCCGGCGCCCGCGCCCGTTTCCGCCCCCGACGCCCCGACCGAGTCCGAGGACGCCCGATGA
- a CDS encoding cellulose-binding protein, whose product MSDTSPYGFELVRRGYDRAQVDERISKLVSDRDSALARITALEKRIEELHLETQNAQAQVSDAEPSYAGLGARVEKILRLAEEEAKDLREEARRAAEQHRELAESAAQQVRNDAESFAAERKSKAEDEGVRIVEKAKSDASQLRSEAQKDAQSKREEADALFEETRAKAAQAAADFETNLAKRREQSERDLASRQQKAEKRLAEIEHRAEQLRLEAEKLRTDAERRARQTVETAQRQAEDIVADANAKADRIRSESERELAALTNRRDSINAQLTNVREMLATLTGAAVAAAGSPSTDDEPISRGVPAQQSR is encoded by the coding sequence ATGAGCGACACTTCCCCCTACGGCTTCGAGCTTGTGCGGCGTGGGTACGACCGCGCTCAGGTGGACGAACGCATCTCGAAGCTCGTCTCCGACCGTGACAGCGCTCTGGCTCGTATCACTGCTCTGGAAAAGCGCATCGAGGAGCTCCACCTCGAGACGCAGAACGCCCAGGCCCAGGTAAGCGACGCCGAGCCGTCGTACGCCGGTCTCGGCGCGCGTGTCGAGAAGATCCTCCGCCTCGCCGAGGAAGAGGCCAAGGACCTGCGCGAGGAGGCCCGTCGCGCGGCCGAGCAGCACCGGGAGCTCGCCGAGTCGGCCGCCCAGCAGGTGCGCAACGACGCGGAATCGTTCGCCGCGGAGCGCAAGTCCAAGGCGGAGGACGAGGGCGTCCGGATCGTCGAGAAGGCCAAGAGCGACGCGTCGCAGCTGCGTTCCGAGGCGCAGAAGGACGCGCAGTCGAAGCGTGAGGAGGCGGACGCCCTCTTCGAGGAGACCCGCGCGAAGGCCGCGCAGGCCGCCGCCGACTTCGAGACCAACCTGGCCAAGCGCCGCGAGCAGTCGGAGCGCGACCTGGCGTCCCGGCAGCAGAAGGCGGAGAAGCGTCTCGCGGAGATCGAGCACCGCGCGGAGCAGCTGCGTCTGGAGGCGGAGAAGCTGCGCACCGACGCCGAGCGTCGGGCCCGTCAGACCGTCGAGACGGCGCAGCGCCAGGCCGAGGACATCGTGGCCGACGCGAACGCCAAGGCGGACCGGATCCGTTCCGAGTCCGAGCGCGAGCTGGCGGCGCTCACCAACCGTCGCGACAGCATCAACGCCCAGCTGACGAACGTCCGCGAGATGCTCGCCACGCTGACCGGCGCCGCGGTGGCCGCGGCCGGTTCGCCGTCCACGGACGACGAGCCGATCTCGCGCGGGGTCCCGGCACAGCAGTCCCGGTAA
- a CDS encoding ABC transporter permease, with the protein MAATQVIRSEWTKIRSVASTVWTLSLAVVVTVALGVLISALSSHEFDNMSRNDRLSFDPTFVSFAGMTLGQLAMIVFGVLVVSNEYSTGMIRTSLAAVPQRGVFLFSKIAVATGLSLVVGLVTSFVTFFLGQAMLGSHRASIEDSGVLRAVIGGGLYMTLIAVFSMGVATMLRSPMLSLGILMPFFFLISNILGNVSATKKIGRYLPDQAGSRVMQVVTRIDDDTPYGPWGGFAIMALWTAAALAGGYLLLKRRDA; encoded by the coding sequence ATGGCGGCGACCCAGGTCATCCGGTCCGAATGGACCAAGATCCGGTCGGTGGCGTCCACGGTGTGGACACTGTCCCTCGCCGTGGTGGTCACCGTCGCGCTCGGCGTGCTGATCTCGGCGCTGTCGAGCCATGAGTTCGACAACATGAGCCGCAACGACCGGCTCTCCTTCGACCCCACCTTCGTCAGCTTCGCCGGGATGACCCTCGGTCAGCTCGCGATGATCGTGTTCGGGGTGCTGGTGGTGTCGAACGAGTACAGCACCGGCATGATCCGCACCTCGCTGGCCGCGGTGCCGCAGCGCGGCGTCTTCCTGTTCAGCAAGATCGCGGTGGCGACCGGGCTCTCGCTGGTCGTGGGGCTCGTGACCAGCTTCGTCACGTTCTTCCTGGGGCAGGCGATGCTCGGCTCCCACCGGGCGTCGATCGAGGACAGCGGCGTCCTGCGGGCGGTGATCGGCGGTGGTCTGTACATGACGCTCATCGCCGTCTTCTCGATGGGCGTGGCCACGATGCTGCGTTCGCCGATGCTGTCGCTCGGCATCCTGATGCCGTTCTTCTTCCTGATCTCCAACATCCTCGGCAACGTCTCCGCCACGAAGAAGATCGGCCGGTATCTGCCCGACCAGGCGGGCAGCAGGGTCATGCAGGTGGTCACACGGATCGACGACGACACGCCGTACGGGCCCTGGGGCGGGTTCGCGATCATGGCGCTGTGGACGGCGGCGGCGCTCGCCGGCGGCTACCTCCTGCTGAAGAGACGCGATGCGTAA
- the scy gene encoding polarized growth protein Scy — MRGYESQEREPAADVDHLTRFEAEMKRLKTEREKAIQHAEDLGYQVEVLRAKLHEARRTIMSRPAFDGGDLGYQAEQLLRNAQMQADQLRQDAERELSQARAQTQRILQEHAEQAARLQAELHQEAVTRRQQLDQELAERRQNVESHVNENVAWAEQLRARTEAQARRLLDESRAEAEQALTAARAEAERVATEARQRLQADAESARAEAEQLLLRARTDAERLLNAASTQAQEASDHAEQLRTSTVTESDAARRQAGELSRAAEQRMSEAEEALRKAQAEADKVLAEAKEAASKTLSGAESANEQRTRTAKEQVARLVSEATKEAETTKADAEQLVADARAEAEKIVAEASEKARTLTAEESATQLSKAAKTAEDVLIKAQEDAQRTTRAAAEEAERIRREAETEADRLRAEAHDIAEQLKGSAKDDTKEYRAKTVELQEEARRLRGEAEQLRADAVAEGEKIRAEARKEAVQQIEEAARTAEELLSKAKADADELRQKATADSEKVRTEAIERATALRRQAAETLERTRAEAERSREEAVELAETITSNAEQAARELREETERGIEARQAEAAEELTRLQTETEGRLASAEQALTDAREEAARIRREAVEETERLRSEAAERIRGLQQQADAEAERLRNEAAADASASRAEGEAVAVRLRSDAAAEAERLKTEAQDTADRVRAEAQAAAERLADEASETLAAAQEEAVRRRREAEELLGSARQEAGQERERAREQSEELLASARKRVEEAQTEAVRLVEEADRRATEMVSAAEQHAQQVRDSVAGLHEQAQDEITGLRSAAEHAADRVRREAEEEADRVRTDAYAERERAAEDAGRVRREASEAAQAAQALAEQTVGEAITEAERLRSEASAHAQRVRTESSDTIAQAEQDASRTRADARDDANRIRSDAATQADTLITEARNEAERLQTETIAEAERLQSETIAEAERLRAESVAKAEKLISDASGDAERLRAEAAETVGSAQQHAERVRAEAERFKAEAAAEADRLMSVAREEADSTLDEARKEANKRRSEAAEQVDTLITETAAEADKLLAEAQTQAQKTTADAEAQADSMVGAARSEADRLVSEATVKGNSRVEKARTDADGLLIGARRDATAIRERAEELRDRITSEIEALHERARREAAETMKSTGDRCDALIKASEEQLAKAQAKARELVSDANSEAGKVRIAAVKKAEGLLKEAEQKKSALVREAEELKAEAIREARRTVEEGKRELEVLVRRREDINAEISRVQDVLEALESFEAPAGSKDGGVKAGAAIGAPRSGGKPSDG; from the coding sequence GTGCGGGGCTATGAGAGCCAGGAGCGGGAGCCGGCGGCTGACGTCGACCACCTGACTCGGTTCGAAGCCGAGATGAAGCGGCTGAAGACCGAGCGGGAAAAGGCGATCCAGCATGCCGAGGACCTCGGCTACCAGGTCGAGGTGCTGCGCGCCAAGTTGCACGAGGCGCGGCGCACCATCATGTCCCGGCCCGCCTTCGACGGCGGCGACCTCGGATACCAGGCCGAGCAGTTGCTGCGCAACGCGCAGATGCAGGCCGACCAGCTGCGGCAGGACGCCGAGCGGGAGCTGAGCCAGGCCCGGGCGCAGACGCAGCGGATCCTCCAGGAGCACGCCGAGCAGGCGGCCCGCCTCCAGGCGGAGCTGCACCAGGAGGCCGTCACCCGTCGCCAGCAGCTCGACCAGGAGCTGGCCGAGCGCCGGCAGAACGTCGAGTCGCACGTCAACGAGAACGTGGCCTGGGCCGAGCAGCTGCGGGCCCGCACCGAGGCGCAGGCCCGCCGGCTGCTCGACGAGTCGCGGGCCGAGGCCGAGCAGGCCCTGACGGCCGCGCGCGCCGAGGCCGAACGGGTGGCGACCGAGGCCCGGCAGCGGCTCCAGGCCGACGCCGAGTCGGCCCGCGCCGAGGCCGAGCAGCTGCTGCTGCGGGCCCGCACCGACGCCGAGCGGCTGCTGAACGCCGCGTCCACGCAGGCCCAGGAGGCCAGCGACCACGCGGAGCAGCTGCGCACCTCCACCGTCACCGAGTCCGACGCCGCCCGCCGGCAGGCCGGCGAGCTCAGCCGCGCCGCCGAGCAGCGCATGTCCGAGGCCGAGGAGGCGCTGCGCAAGGCGCAGGCCGAGGCCGACAAGGTGCTCGCCGAGGCCAAGGAGGCCGCGTCCAAGACGCTCTCGGGCGCCGAGTCGGCCAACGAGCAGCGCACCCGCACCGCGAAGGAACAGGTCGCCCGGCTGGTCAGCGAGGCCACCAAGGAGGCCGAGACCACCAAGGCGGACGCCGAGCAGCTCGTCGCCGACGCCCGCGCCGAGGCCGAGAAGATCGTCGCGGAGGCCTCCGAGAAGGCCCGCACGCTCACCGCCGAGGAGAGCGCCACCCAGCTGTCGAAGGCGGCGAAGACCGCCGAGGACGTCCTCATCAAGGCCCAGGAGGACGCCCAGCGCACCACCAGGGCCGCCGCCGAGGAGGCCGAGCGGATCCGCCGTGAGGCGGAGACCGAGGCGGACCGGCTGCGCGCCGAGGCGCACGACATCGCCGAGCAGCTCAAGGGCTCGGCGAAGGACGACACCAAGGAGTACCGCGCCAAGACGGTCGAGCTGCAGGAGGAGGCCCGCCGGCTGCGCGGCGAGGCCGAGCAGCTGCGTGCCGACGCCGTCGCCGAGGGCGAGAAGATCCGCGCGGAGGCCCGCAAGGAGGCCGTCCAGCAGATCGAGGAGGCGGCCAGGACCGCCGAGGAGCTGCTGTCCAAGGCGAAGGCCGACGCGGACGAGTTGCGGCAGAAGGCCACCGCGGACAGCGAGAAGGTGCGCACCGAGGCCATCGAGCGCGCCACCGCGCTGCGCCGGCAGGCCGCCGAGACCCTGGAGCGCACCCGCGCGGAGGCCGAGCGCTCCCGCGAGGAGGCGGTGGAGCTCGCCGAGACCATCACCTCCAACGCCGAGCAGGCCGCGCGTGAACTGCGCGAGGAGACCGAGCGCGGCATAGAGGCCCGGCAGGCGGAGGCGGCCGAGGAGCTGACCCGGCTGCAGACGGAGACGGAGGGCCGGCTGGCCTCCGCCGAGCAGGCGCTCACCGACGCCCGCGAGGAGGCCGCGCGCATCCGCCGCGAGGCAGTGGAGGAGACCGAGCGGCTGCGCTCCGAGGCCGCCGAGCGGATCCGCGGCCTTCAGCAGCAGGCCGACGCGGAGGCGGAGCGGCTGCGCAACGAGGCCGCCGCCGACGCGTCCGCCTCGCGCGCCGAGGGCGAGGCCGTGGCCGTCCGGCTGCGTTCCGACGCGGCCGCCGAGGCCGAGCGCCTCAAGACGGAGGCACAGGACACCGCCGACCGGGTGCGCGCGGAGGCGCAGGCCGCGGCCGAGCGACTGGCCGACGAGGCGTCCGAGACGCTGGCCGCCGCCCAGGAGGAGGCCGTCCGGCGCCGACGCGAGGCCGAGGAACTGCTCGGTTCCGCCCGCCAGGAGGCCGGCCAGGAGCGCGAGCGGGCCCGCGAGCAGAGCGAGGAACTGCTGGCCTCGGCGCGCAAGCGCGTGGAGGAGGCGCAGACCGAGGCCGTCCGGCTGGTCGAGGAGGCCGACCGGCGGGCCACCGAGATGGTGTCGGCGGCCGAGCAGCACGCGCAGCAGGTGCGGGATTCCGTGGCCGGGCTGCACGAGCAGGCGCAGGACGAGATCACCGGGCTGCGCTCGGCCGCCGAGCACGCGGCGGACCGCGTCCGGCGCGAGGCCGAGGAGGAGGCGGACCGGGTCCGCACCGACGCATACGCCGAGCGGGAGCGGGCCGCCGAGGACGCGGGCCGGGTCCGGCGGGAGGCGAGCGAGGCGGCGCAGGCGGCGCAGGCGCTGGCCGAGCAGACCGTCGGCGAGGCGATCACGGAGGCGGAGCGGCTGCGCTCGGAGGCGTCCGCGCACGCCCAGCGGGTGCGCACCGAGTCCTCGGACACCATCGCCCAGGCCGAGCAGGACGCGTCGCGCACCCGCGCCGACGCCCGCGACGACGCCAACCGCATCCGCTCGGACGCGGCGACGCAGGCCGACACCCTCATCACCGAGGCCCGCAACGAGGCGGAGCGGCTCCAGACCGAGACCATCGCCGAGGCCGAGCGGCTGCAGTCGGAGACGATCGCGGAGGCCGAGCGGCTGCGCGCCGAGTCGGTCGCCAAGGCGGAGAAGCTGATCTCGGACGCGTCGGGGGACGCGGAGCGGCTGCGGGCCGAGGCCGCCGAGACGGTGGGGTCCGCGCAGCAGCACGCCGAGCGGGTCCGGGCCGAGGCGGAGCGCTTCAAGGCGGAGGCGGCCGCGGAGGCCGACCGTCTGATGAGCGTGGCCCGCGAGGAGGCCGACTCGACGCTGGACGAGGCCCGCAAGGAGGCCAACAAGCGGCGCTCCGAGGCGGCCGAGCAGGTCGACACCCTCATCACGGAGACCGCGGCCGAGGCGGACAAGCTGCTCGCCGAGGCGCAGACGCAGGCGCAGAAGACCACCGCGGACGCGGAGGCGCAGGCCGACTCGATGGTCGGCGCGGCCCGCAGCGAGGCCGACCGGCTGGTCTCCGAGGCGACGGTGAAGGGCAACTCCCGGGTGGAGAAGGCCCGTACGGACGCGGACGGACTGCTCATCGGCGCCCGGCGCGACGCGACGGCCATAAGGGAGCGGGCCGAGGAGCTGCGCGACCGCATCACGAGCGAGATCGAGGCGCTGCACGAGCGGGCCCGCCGTGAGGCCGCCGAGACGATGAAGTCGACCGGCGACCGCTGCGACGCGCTCATCAAGGCGTCCGAGGAGCAGCTCGCGAAGGCGCAGGCGAAGGCGCGGGAGCTGGTGTCGGACGCCAACTCCGAGGCCGGCAAGGTCCGTATCGCCGCCGTGAAGAAGGCGGAGGGGCTCCTCAAGGAGGCCGAGCAGAAGAAGTCGGCGCTGGTGCGGGAGGCCGAGGAGCTCAAGGCCGAGGCGATCCGCGAGGCGCGGCGCACGGTCGAGGAGGGCAAGCGGGAGCTGGAGGTCCTGGTGCGCCGGCGTGAGGACATCAACGCGGAGATCTCCCGGGTCCAGGACGTGCTGGAGGCGCTGGAGTCCTTCGAGGCGCCGGCCGGGAGCAAGGACGGGGGCGTCAAGGCGGGCGCCGCCATCGGAGCTCCCCGATCGGGTGGGAAGCCCTCGGACGGCTAG